DNA sequence from the Podospora pseudocomata strain CBS 415.72m chromosome 2 map unlocalized CBS415.72m_2.2, whole genome shotgun sequence genome:
AGAACTTGCTGCACCTTTCCCAACATCCACTCGGTGCTGTCCGCactggtggttggtttgggctTGAACACCACATCCTGTCCTCGTAGAAACACATTGCGTGCTCGCTGCAGCGCCGTTCCAGTTCCCAAGCCGCCATCAGGGGGAACGCTATCCGCCTTGCCTGGCGTGTCACGATCTCCTCGTGGGGGAACACTATCCCGGTTGGCAGACCTGTCGCTCCCTCCAACGCTCCCACCCAGCTTCCGGGTATGGTTGCCAGCCGGAGACGGAACCGGCGAGTCTCCAGCTCCATCAAATTCATAGACAGATCCTGGATCTTTGTCGCggtccttctccctctctctctcacgTTCCCTCTCCTTTTCACGctccctttccttttctctttgGCCCAAACCTCTCGCAGAGCTTGATCTGGCCCCACTAGAAAGCAATCCGCTGGGTCGTTCCCTGCCCCCTAAGCTCGACGTCCCGGCAGACTGGGACTCGGCGTCCTCCTTAGCCTTCACTAAGGCCCGCAGAATGGTGACGGTTTCGATGAGAGAATCAATCTGCTGCTTCGACACGTCGGCGCCCTTAACGCCACTGCGGAGCAGGGCATCCAGCTTGGCCTCTTCAGCGCCGATATCAATGGAACTGCTGTCTTTGGATGACTTGGATTTCGAAATGTACTTCTCCTGGGCTAGAATTCCTCTGAGTTCATCGTTGCTATTGTTGACTCCTTCAATCATGGTGCGCAACTCCTCTTTGATGTTTGACCAGATGGCGGCCTCTTCACCTTGGGTGCTGCCGCTGTTCCGGTTCGGCCCACGCGAGTTCCGGTTCCGAGAAGACATGCTGCGTTGATTGCGTTTCTGTGAGAATTACGATTGTGAATGATGCTGTTATGTATGTGCTACGTTCTCACCAGAAAGATCAGCTACTACTCAATATAGGGGTTCTGCCAAGCCTACATATTAGTCGGAAGCGTCGTCGGCCCTGGCGTCTATAAAATCTCTCTGGGTTCAGCCTCCTGGTTGGTTTGATGTCATCAGTTTGCTGGTTTGTTCCAACCTGCCACACAATGTAGAATGTACGTAAGTGTGCTACTGTCTCATGAGTCAAAGATAGCAAGAAGTTGGTCATCAAATCGTGATGGTCGTGGAGCAAACACGGAGGAGTATGTCAAATGGTGGAATAAGACGAGGCATCAACCGGCCAGAGAACAAGGTCGCGACCATGTCCGGTGGCAGAATGAGCCATCGCGTTTGGGCGGTGAGAGAGCTGTCATTCGCTGAAGCGGGGCTGCTGTATCTCTCGGCCACTCTGCTCAAAAGCCACACGGAGGACGAGGCTGAGGGCCCCGCACTGTCTCTTTACCTTCAAGGCTCTCAACGAGGGATCCCAAGCAATGTCTTTGGTGACGTAAAACGAGGGGCTAAAGGGTGCAGCAGCTCCCACCTCGAACAGTCGCTGGAGGTACCCGACATTTGATAAATACCCAACATTGATCTGAACTAAAAGCGCGTTGGAGGTGTGCTCTGACCTGCCCGTTCTCTGCTTtgctcctcaccaccgctaCCGGTACCTTAGTCCAAGCACCCCATCTTGGTCCATCCCTGCCCCTCCgttgttgtcttgtctcCGTCGTTCGCGATGCAGGTCCCCTTGATACGCCTCCAATGCGGGGCCAACTCCTATGACTGGGGGAAGAAGGGTAGCGactctgctgctgccagaTTTGCAGCTGCAACCCCTTCAGACGGTTTTACCATTCAAGATGATAAGCCATATGCAGAAGTACTTTCAAGCCCTCCTGGGAGTCCAacgatgatgttggtgatgagctaACAATAGTGGCATCGGTAGCTCTGGATGGGCACACATCCATCCAACCCTTCCAAAGACCTAACCACAGGCCGCACCTTGCTCGATCTCGTCCAAGACAACCAAGCCCTCCTAGCCTCGAGCGTTGCATTCAAATATGAGAACAAGCTTCCCTTTCTCTTCAAGATCCTCTCCATCGGCAAGGCTCTATCGATTCAGGCCCATCCCAACAAGAAGCTTGCCGAGAAGCTCCACGCCCGCGACCCAAAGAACTACCCAGATGACAACCACAAGCCCGAGATGGCCATTGCCATCACTCCCTTTGAAGGGTTTTGCGGTTTCCGCCCACTAGCTGAGATCTCGCACTTCCTCGAAAACGTCCCTGCCTTGCGCCAACTGGTAGGCGACGACAAGGCCCAATCCTTCATTGACACCGTCAAGGCGAACCCCGACGACAAgacccaaaacaaaaaggcACTTCAGACAGTCTTTGGCGCAGTCTTGTCTGCTTCGGAGGATGACCTCGCAaaagcaacctcctccctcgtcgaAGCTGCCTCCTCTCAAGGCGCCGAGtttgccgccggcggcgtctcctccacctctggCTCTGTCCTCTCCGAACTCGTAACCCGCCTCCACAGCCACTTCGGGTCCGACTACGGCCTCTTCGTCTTGTTCTTCCTCAACTTTATCAAGCTCTCCCCCGGCGAGGCTCTCTTTCTTCAAGCAGACGACATCCACGCCTATGTCTCGGGTGACATTGTCGAGTGCATGGCCTCGAGCGACAATGTCGTCCGCGCCGGCTTCACCCCCAAGTTCAAGGACGTCGACACCCTGGTGGGCATGCTGACGTACAACTATGCGCCTATTGAGGAGCAAAAGATGGAGCCGGTGGATTACCCCTATGTCACACTCAACAGAGCGGCGTACAGTTCTGGCTCCGAGGCCAAGCTGTACGACCCCCCCATTGAGGAGTTTAGTGTAGTCAGGACGGTGCTCAGGGGGAACGGGTCAAAGGCTACATTTGATCCGCTGGATGGGCCAAGTATTATCATTTGCACGGGCGGCAAGGGGAAGATTAGCGTTGGGCCGACTGtgaaggagatcaaggaggggTATGTCTATTTTGTGGGCGCCACAGCGGAATGCGTGCTGGAGAGCGAGGCGGAtggagacgaggacgagttTGTCACTTTCAAGGCGTACtgcgaggtggaggagacgaggaatGGGGCGTGACTATCTGAGTCGGCTCGACTTTGAGAGCCTGAGAGCAATCACGAGTATCCCTagcaaaaacaccaacaatATGCCTTTGATGGTCGGAATATCACTATAAACTCTGAATAAACGCTCAAACGTAAATGCCATAGATGTCATGCCCATCCcagaaacaccaccaactccagaCGACTCCTCTCCCTATAATCATTGCCCAGCCGTGGAAAAGTAAAATCAGTTCTCCTTCACTCTCTTCCCCGGTCTCAGCGAATCATCCGGCAGCCCGCTTCTCTTGGTCCCGGGCAGGCTCCCCGTTCGTATATCGTTATCGTCCTGACTGACCCTCCGATGAGGGTATTCCATCTTGACCCCCGCGAAGCAGTTCGCATTGATCGGATCCGGGCTCTCGGCAAAGAACGGGTGCTGGAGCGCATTGGCAGCCGTCAGTCTCTTTTCCGGATCGTACTCCAgcagcccagccagcaagTTGTACCCCTGCGCGCCGAGCACCGAAAGCGAGCTCGCCCCATTGGCCTGCGCCGTCGACGAAATctgctggttgatggtgCCATAGTACCACTTTTCCAAGTGGGAGACGCTCGCGGCTGCGTTGTTCCCGCCTCGTCCGTGGTGggactggtgatgatggtgtgaaCCATACCCGTGATGTCCGTGGTGACCTccatgcccaccaccgccaccgcctcccaaTGGCGGTGACAGCGACGGCAGCTGCGAGTACTCGGGCATGCTCGTCAGCAACGGCCACCGCTCCTTCGTCGGCAGGCCCATGACGTCCACAATCTTTTGCATCTGGTTCCGCTGAAACGGCACCGTCTTTTTCGAGTCCATTTTTgcttcctcccccttgaAGATGGGGCGGAGAGAGAGCAGCTCGGCAAAGATGCAGCCCACGGCCCACATGTCGATCGCGGGCGTGTAGTGCCTgcttcccagcagcagctcgggAGCGCGATACCAGATCGTCACTACGACTTTGTCGCCCGAGAACAAGCTGTGGAGGGGTTTGTAGAACAGGCGGGCGAGACCGAGATCGCCAATTTTCACCTCCCCCGACGACGTGACCATGATGTTGGCTGGTTTGAGATCACGGTGGAGGACCCAGTTGGTGTGCAGGTATTGGCAGCCgttgaggagctggaacATGATGctcttgatggtgtttggCGGGATGGGATGCCGCGGttgctgggtgtggtggtggatgatttGCAACAAGTCGTGCTCGGCGTACTCAAAGACCATGAATATGCACTTGTCCTCGAGGATGATTTCGATGAGCTTGATGACGTTGGCGTGGTTGAGTTCAGAGCAGAGGGCCATTTCTCTCACGGCGGATTGCGAAATGCCCGTGTAGGTGACCTGCTCGCCTTCCTTGTCCGGCTTGAACTTCTTGATGGCAAACTCGCCTGGTTGGCCATGGCGACCGTGAGCCTTGTAGACACGGCCATAGGTGCCACTGGAAATGAAACCAATGACTTTGTACTTGTCTGTAACTCGCACTTTGCTCTGATACTGGATGGGTCCTCCCCGGTCACCTGGGTCTATTGTGAAGTGTTAGTCTTGTGTTTTGTCACAGGTCCGATGAAAACTGACAGGATGATGtcctttgctgctgctgctgttgctggtaGCTGACTTCAGCTCTCAAATTTCGGGCCGGGTTCATGGCGTTGACAAAATTGTTTGATCTGATATCACCAGCAGCGCTGGCAACGGCAAAAGaagggttgtggtggttcgGAACAGCAGGGGCATAATGGTGGGGGTGCGGGTGCATAAAGGCGgcggtcgacgacgacgttgaagaagatgaggatgaggctgacAGCGATGTGAGACCAGGCCTGGGGAGATCAACGCCGCCAttggtggtcttggcgaCTACCACGCGCCgcgcagcaacagcagcagcagcagcacttCCCGCCCTCGCAACACTAAAACCGCCCCCGCCCACAGTGCTTTGTTGTTGGCCATAGGGAGTGTACTGTGAGTGTTGAAACTGccgctgttggtggtggtggtggtgttgttgttgttgttgttgttgttgttgttgttgttgttgttgctgctggttaTTTTGCCgttgctgatgttgatgctgctgctgctgatgtaCTGGGGCCCTCTGTAGTGGGGTATATCGATTGTCCATGGCGAGCAATGCCACCTTTCTGCTCTGGACTGCCTTAAGATATCTGGCCCATGGATGGAGAACAGTGAAGTGGACACAACCAAATCAATGTCAAAAATACTGTTTTTGACGCAGTGACCAACTGAAAAGACACCTATCTGGAAT
Encoded proteins:
- a CDS encoding uncharacterized protein (BUSCO:EOG09263817; COG:S; EggNog:ENOG503P43I), with the protein product MSSRNRNSRGPNRNSGSTQGEEAAIWSNIKEELRTMIEGVNNSNDELRGILAQEKYISKSKSSKDSSSIDIGAEEAKLDALLRSGVKGADVSKQQIDSLIETVTILRALVKAKEDAESQSAGTSSLGGRERPSGLLSSGARSSSARGLGQREKEREREKEREREREREKDRDKDPGSVYEFDGAGDSPVPSPAGNHTRKLGGSVGGSDRSANRDSVPPRGDRDTPGKADSVPPDGGLGTGTALQRARNVFLRGQDVVFKPKPTTSADSTEWMLGKVQQVLGEGKSRRYKVQDADPDLPPDQRVEYRTSASSMIPLPPPGADLPELEKGKTVLALYPDSTMFYKAEVMGAEASTGKVSLRFEGEENSVTLQLVDRRFVVDFRN
- the PMI1 gene encoding Mannose-6-phosphate isomerase (EggNog:ENOG503NVQ2; COG:G) encodes the protein MQVPLIRLQCGANSYDWGKKGSDSAAARFAAATPSDGFTIQDDKPYAELWMGTHPSNPSKDLTTGRTLLDLVQDNQALLASSVAFKYENKLPFLFKILSIGKALSIQAHPNKKLAEKLHARDPKNYPDDNHKPEMAIAITPFEGFCGFRPLAEISHFLENVPALRQLVGDDKAQSFIDTVKANPDDKTQNKKALQTVFGAVLSASEDDLAKATSSLVEAASSQGAEFAAGGVSSTSGSVLSELVTRLHSHFGSDYGLFVLFFLNFIKLSPGEALFLQADDIHAYVSGDIVECMASSDNVVRAGFTPKFKDVDTLVGMLTYNYAPIEEQKMEPVDYPYVTLNRAAYSSGSEAKLYDPPIEEFSVVRTVLRGNGSKATFDPLDGPSIIICTGGKGKISVGPTVKEIKEGYVYFVGATAECVLESEADGDEDEFVTFKAYCEVEETRNGA
- the SSN3 gene encoding cyclin-dependent protein kinase (EggNog:ENOG503NVFR; COG:K), which produces MDNRYTPLQRAPVHQQQQHQHQQRQNNQQQQQQQQQQQQQQQQHHHHHQQRQFQHSQYTPYGQQQSTVGGGGFSVARAGSAAAAAVAARRVVVAKTTNGGVDLPRPGLTSLSASSSSSSTSSSTAAFMHPHPHHYAPAVPNHHNPSFAVASAAGDIRSNNFVNAMNPARNLRAEVSYQQQQQQQRTSSYPGDRGGPIQYQSKVRVTDKYKVIGFISSGTYGRVYKAHGRHGQPGEFAIKKFKPDKEGEQVTYTGISQSAVREMALCSELNHANVIKLIEIILEDKCIFMVFEYAEHDLLQIIHHHTQQPRHPIPPNTIKSIMFQLLNGCQYLHTNWVLHRDLKPANIMVTSSGEVKIGDLGLARLFYKPLHSLFSGDKVVVTIWYRAPELLLGSRHYTPAIDMWAVGCIFAELLSLRPIFKGEEAKMDSKKTVPFQRNQMQKIVDVMGLPTKERWPLLTSMPEYSQLPSLSPPLGGGGGGGHGGHHGHHGYGSHHHHQSHHGRGGNNAAASVSHLEKWYYGTINQQISSTAQANGASSLSVLGAQGYNLLAGLLEYDPEKRLTAANALQHPFFAESPDPINANCFAGVKMEYPHRRVSQDDNDIRTGSLPGTKRSGLPDDSLRPGKRVKEN